In one window of Opitutus sp. GAS368 DNA:
- the recA gene encoding recombinase RecA, with the protein MSKATKSDSRVAPAEKSSNPAREKNIELAVSSITKQFGEGSIMRLGSNTKMKVETLSTGSLAIDLALGVGGLPKGRIVEIYGPESSGKTTFCLSVIAEAQRKGGLAAFIDVEHALDPKYAKVVGVSLDDLLVSQPDSGEDALNIMETLIRSNSIDIIVLDSVAALITKAELDGQMGDMTMGSQARLMSQAMRRLTSVVSKTNCVCIFTNQIREKIGVMFGNPETTSGGRALKFFSSIRIDIRRKDQLKTPDGKVIGNRTKIKVVKNKVAPPFTEVEFDIMYDEGISTSGSLIDLGLDHKVLEKKGAWIAFNGELVGQGREAAKEAFRTNAALAAKVTAAILEKVSVKGGESITAETED; encoded by the coding sequence ATGTCCAAAGCCACCAAGTCCGACTCGCGCGTCGCTCCCGCCGAGAAGTCCTCCAATCCCGCCCGCGAGAAAAACATCGAGCTCGCCGTCTCTTCGATCACGAAGCAGTTCGGCGAGGGCTCGATCATGCGCCTCGGCAGCAACACCAAGATGAAGGTCGAGACCCTCTCGACCGGCTCCCTGGCCATCGACCTCGCCCTCGGCGTCGGCGGCCTGCCCAAGGGCCGCATCGTCGAGATCTACGGCCCGGAGTCGTCCGGCAAGACCACCTTCTGCCTGAGCGTCATCGCCGAGGCCCAGCGCAAGGGCGGCCTCGCCGCCTTCATCGACGTCGAACATGCCCTCGACCCGAAATACGCCAAGGTTGTGGGTGTCAGCCTCGACGACCTCCTGGTCTCCCAGCCCGATTCCGGCGAGGACGCGCTCAACATCATGGAGACGCTCATCCGCTCCAACAGCATCGACATCATCGTCCTCGATTCCGTCGCCGCCCTCATCACCAAGGCCGAGCTCGACGGCCAGATGGGCGACATGACCATGGGCAGCCAGGCCCGCCTCATGTCCCAGGCCATGCGCCGCCTCACCTCCGTCGTCAGCAAGACGAACTGCGTGTGCATTTTCACCAACCAGATCCGCGAGAAGATCGGCGTGATGTTCGGCAACCCCGAGACCACCTCCGGCGGCCGCGCGTTGAAGTTCTTCTCCTCGATCCGCATCGACATCCGGCGCAAGGACCAGCTCAAGACGCCCGACGGCAAGGTCATCGGCAACCGCACCAAGATCAAGGTCGTGAAGAACAAGGTCGCCCCGCCGTTCACCGAGGTGGAATTCGACATCATGTATGACGAGGGCATCTCGACGAGCGGCTCGCTCATCGACCTCGGCCTCGACCACAAGGTGCTCGAGAAGAAGGGCGCGTGGATCGCCTTCAACGGCGAGCTCGTCGGCCAGGGCCGCGAGGCTGCCAAGGAGGCCTTCCGCACGAACGCCGCCCTCGCCGCCAAGGTGACGGCCGCCATCCTCGAGAAGGTCAGCGTCAAGGGCGGCGAATCCATCACCGCCGAGACGGAAGACTGA
- a CDS encoding tetratricopeptide repeat protein: protein MHPTPRLLLSLLCASFVPLLAAKKAAEPADAPPQLISTTGGGPKWKNVPELLVFAAKGDPAACLELGDRSLEGDGVPRDVTKAAALYEQAAKAGAADGWFRLGKIYHDGLLDAPDYGRALEYFTTAAKAGVVEAQHNIGAMLVSARGVKRDYIEGLAWLIVAKQAGAPSDAETQVRNRIARRPADIAAAEARAAEIVGDLPNAVVHATLLNKPIAPVAPQAEKPALAAPKPDPVASPKIAVPMTPTLQGVTPGKP from the coding sequence ATGCACCCCACCCCGCGCCTGCTGCTGTCCCTGCTCTGCGCGAGTTTCGTCCCGCTGCTTGCCGCGAAGAAGGCTGCCGAACCCGCCGACGCCCCGCCCCAGCTGATTTCCACCACGGGTGGCGGGCCGAAATGGAAAAACGTCCCCGAACTGCTGGTGTTCGCCGCGAAGGGCGACCCAGCGGCATGCCTCGAGCTCGGTGACCGCAGCCTTGAGGGCGACGGTGTGCCGCGCGACGTGACCAAGGCCGCCGCGCTCTACGAACAAGCCGCCAAGGCCGGCGCAGCCGACGGCTGGTTCCGGCTCGGGAAAATCTATCACGACGGACTGCTTGATGCGCCGGACTACGGCCGGGCGCTGGAATATTTCACCACGGCAGCCAAGGCGGGCGTGGTCGAGGCGCAGCACAACATCGGCGCCATGCTCGTCAGCGCCCGCGGCGTGAAGCGCGACTACATCGAAGGCCTCGCCTGGTTGATCGTCGCCAAGCAGGCCGGAGCTCCGTCTGACGCCGAAACCCAGGTGCGCAACCGGATCGCGCGCCGCCCCGCCGATATCGCGGCCGCCGAGGCGCGCGCGGCTGAGATAGTCGGCGACCTGCCCAATGCCGTCGTGCACGCGACGTTGCTCAACAAGCCGATCGCACCCGTCGCTCCTCAGGCGGAGAAGCCGGCGCTCGCGGCGCCCAAGCCAGACCCAGTGGCTTCGCCCAAGATCGCGGTGCCGATGACGCCCACCCTGCAGGGCGTGACTCCCGGCAAGCCGTAG
- a CDS encoding DUF3052 family protein — MFAADGALKITHTGGFATLGLADRATAEKWALKIRYPKSLIDKLGVKPDSRIAVLGVTDLEFLAQAQERLGAPPPRKSGAALDFIFYAADSAAELAELKSLKTHLQPAGAIWVVSLKGKAATIKDTDVMKAARAAGLVDNKVCGFSATHTALKLVIPKDRRKGWSL; from the coding sequence ATGTTCGCTGCGGATGGGGCGCTGAAGATCACGCACACCGGCGGTTTCGCGACACTCGGCCTGGCCGACCGGGCCACGGCGGAGAAATGGGCGTTGAAAATCCGTTATCCGAAAAGCCTGATCGACAAACTGGGCGTGAAACCGGATTCGCGCATCGCCGTGTTGGGCGTGACCGACCTGGAATTTCTCGCGCAGGCGCAAGAGCGCCTCGGCGCACCGCCGCCCCGGAAATCAGGCGCCGCATTGGATTTCATCTTCTACGCCGCCGACAGCGCCGCGGAACTGGCGGAATTGAAATCGCTGAAGACGCACCTGCAGCCCGCGGGGGCGATCTGGGTCGTTTCACTCAAGGGCAAGGCGGCCACGATCAAGGACACGGATGTGATGAAAGCCGCGCGGGCCGCCGGACTCGTGGACAACAAGGTCTGCGGTTTTTCCGCGACGCACACCGCGCTGAAGCTCGTGATCCCGAAGGACCGGCGCAAGGGGTGGTCCCTGTAG
- the mnmE gene encoding tRNA uridine-5-carboxymethylaminomethyl(34) synthesis GTPase MnmE, protein MSFSGDTIAALATPAGTSAIAIVRASGPQVAELVRAIFGPPPPPRQAQHADYRDLGGALTDDVLFTYFAGPNSFTGEDTVEISCHGNPFIAQKILEDLFARGCRPAEAGEFSKRAFLNGRMDLSQAEAVMDLIHARSERALAAANQQLRGALGRHMDSLISQLVNILAMTEAYIDFPEEDLPDEDRKKVQAQLTELLTGTSRLLATTHYGELLRAGIKTVILGEPNAGKSSLLNRLVGRERALVSPEPGTTRDYLEERIAIGPHWLRLIDTAGLNALPSPLEKRGIDKTLEQAAEADLFLWVIDSSRARPALPDSLASRMSPANTIAVFNKIDLPPGTRGDLPHAFPVVNISALQGTGLEALEIAVVRLAEAFHVETGDELIAINARHAHALGQAKAALISAGEKLAANEASELVASDLRVSLEAFGQVAGKIDNEKVLDRLFASFCIGK, encoded by the coding sequence ATGTCCTTTTCCGGAGATACCATTGCGGCCCTAGCGACGCCGGCGGGCACGTCAGCGATCGCCATCGTGCGCGCCAGCGGCCCGCAGGTGGCGGAACTGGTACGGGCGATTTTCGGCCCCCCACCCCCGCCCCGCCAGGCGCAGCACGCGGATTATCGCGACCTTGGCGGTGCGCTCACGGACGACGTGCTCTTCACGTATTTTGCCGGGCCGAATTCGTTTACGGGTGAGGATACGGTGGAGATTTCCTGCCACGGAAATCCGTTCATCGCGCAAAAGATCCTCGAGGATCTGTTCGCTCGCGGCTGCCGGCCGGCGGAGGCCGGCGAATTCAGCAAGCGCGCCTTCCTGAACGGGCGCATGGACTTGAGCCAGGCAGAAGCCGTGATGGACCTCATCCATGCTCGCAGTGAACGTGCGTTGGCTGCGGCCAATCAGCAGCTGCGTGGCGCGCTTGGCCGGCACATGGACTCGCTTATCTCGCAGCTGGTCAATATCTTGGCGATGACCGAGGCCTATATTGATTTCCCCGAGGAAGACTTGCCGGACGAAGACCGAAAGAAAGTGCAGGCTCAACTCACGGAGCTGCTGACCGGCACCAGCCGCCTGCTGGCCACGACGCATTACGGCGAATTGCTGCGCGCGGGTATCAAGACCGTCATCCTCGGCGAGCCGAACGCGGGCAAGAGCAGTTTGCTCAACCGGCTCGTCGGCCGGGAGCGCGCGTTGGTCAGCCCCGAGCCCGGCACGACGCGCGATTACCTTGAGGAGCGCATCGCGATCGGACCGCACTGGCTGCGGCTGATCGACACGGCCGGGCTCAACGCCCTGCCTTCTCCGCTCGAGAAACGCGGTATCGACAAGACCCTCGAGCAGGCCGCCGAGGCGGATCTTTTCCTCTGGGTGATTGATTCCTCGCGGGCGCGGCCTGCGCTGCCGGATTCGCTCGCGTCGCGGATGTCACCGGCCAACACCATCGCCGTGTTCAACAAGATCGATCTGCCGCCAGGCACGCGCGGTGATTTGCCGCACGCTTTCCCAGTGGTGAACATTTCCGCGCTGCAAGGGACGGGTCTTGAAGCGCTCGAGATCGCCGTGGTCCGCTTGGCCGAGGCGTTCCACGTGGAAACTGGCGACGAGCTCATCGCGATCAACGCCCGCCATGCGCATGCCCTTGGACAAGCCAAGGCCGCCTTGATCAGCGCCGGGGAGAAACTTGCGGCTAATGAAGCCAGTGAGCTGGTGGCGAGCGACTTACGTGTTTCACTTGAGGCTTTTGGCCAGGTCGCCGGCAAAATAGACAACGAGAAAGTCCTCGATCGGCTCTTCGCCTCGTTTTGCATCGGAAAATGA
- the mnmG gene encoding tRNA uridine-5-carboxymethylaminomethyl(34) synthesis enzyme MnmG — protein sequence MIYNPKPFDVIVCGAGHAGVEACLAASRMGVSTLLLTGNIDTIAQMSCNPAIGGQAKGQMVREIDALGGEMAINTDVTGIQFRLLNESKGPAVQSPRAQCDKKAYQFRLKHTLELQPNLQVFQATVTGLIYKDGKVVGCRTSLDIDFLGQTVVITTGTFLRGLMHVGQNKNEGGRLGDFSAKTLSGSLLEAGIELLRLKTGTPPRILGRSINFSGLQEQKGDAEPTLFAFHDTRDQGDLFHVEQTGERRAGWKPGSEQVSCWMTHTTPESERIVRDNLHKSAMYSGEIAGVGPRYCPSIEDKFVRFADKPRHLLFLEPEGRNTNEYYINGLSTSLPFDVQLDLVHSIPGLEQAMLLRPAYAVEYDFAPPTQMFPSLESRKVENLFLAGQINGTSGYEEAAAQGLVAGVNAALKARGEPPLIIQRHEAYIGVLIDDLVTKGTTEPYRMFTSRAEHRLLFNHGSAELRLFEHAKIHKLLSESRLRKISGKLSQITHWEQYLENNKTTGGSWADAIRRDKAAAALPAAFLTESKEVRAEVLYRVTYRGYLERERRQIEKLKDVEKIKIPSSLDYLAIPGLRRESALKLNQLRPENLGQAGRISGVNPADISILMVLIAAGRREKKP from the coding sequence GTGATTTATAACCCAAAGCCATTTGATGTGATCGTCTGCGGAGCGGGCCACGCGGGGGTGGAGGCGTGCTTGGCGGCCTCCCGGATGGGTGTCTCTACCCTGCTCCTCACTGGCAACATCGACACGATCGCCCAGATGAGCTGCAACCCGGCAATCGGCGGCCAGGCCAAGGGACAGATGGTCCGGGAAATCGACGCGTTGGGTGGCGAGATGGCGATCAATACTGACGTCACCGGGATCCAGTTCAGATTGCTCAATGAATCGAAGGGCCCGGCCGTGCAGTCGCCCCGCGCCCAATGCGACAAGAAAGCCTACCAATTCCGCCTTAAGCACACCTTGGAACTGCAACCAAACCTGCAGGTGTTTCAGGCCACCGTGACGGGGCTGATCTACAAGGACGGAAAGGTCGTGGGCTGTCGAACAAGCCTGGATATCGATTTCCTCGGGCAGACCGTCGTGATTACGACCGGCACGTTTCTGCGTGGACTGATGCACGTAGGTCAGAACAAGAACGAAGGCGGGCGGCTGGGGGACTTCAGTGCCAAGACCTTGTCGGGTAGTCTGCTGGAAGCGGGGATTGAGCTTCTCCGGCTGAAGACCGGAACTCCACCGCGCATCCTGGGCCGGAGTATCAATTTTAGCGGCCTGCAGGAGCAGAAGGGAGATGCCGAGCCGACGCTCTTTGCCTTCCATGACACCCGGGACCAAGGCGACCTGTTCCACGTGGAACAGACGGGGGAGCGCAGGGCTGGCTGGAAGCCGGGCAGTGAGCAGGTTTCCTGCTGGATGACCCATACCACACCGGAATCCGAACGCATCGTGCGGGACAACCTCCACAAGTCTGCGATGTATTCCGGGGAGATCGCCGGGGTGGGGCCACGCTATTGCCCCAGCATCGAGGACAAGTTTGTGCGCTTTGCCGATAAGCCCCGCCACCTCTTGTTTCTCGAACCAGAAGGGCGCAACACGAACGAATACTACATCAATGGACTGTCCACGAGCCTGCCGTTCGATGTGCAGCTGGACTTGGTCCACAGCATCCCGGGGCTTGAGCAGGCCATGTTGTTGCGGCCGGCCTATGCCGTCGAATACGACTTCGCGCCACCGACGCAGATGTTTCCTTCGCTCGAGTCGCGCAAGGTCGAGAATCTCTTCCTGGCCGGACAGATCAACGGCACCTCTGGCTATGAGGAGGCGGCCGCCCAAGGCTTGGTCGCTGGCGTGAACGCTGCCCTGAAGGCGAGGGGAGAGCCGCCGCTCATCATCCAACGCCATGAGGCCTATATCGGCGTCTTGATCGACGATTTGGTGACCAAGGGGACGACCGAACCTTATCGCATGTTCACGAGCCGGGCCGAGCACCGACTGCTCTTCAATCACGGCAGTGCCGAACTTCGCCTTTTCGAGCACGCAAAGATTCATAAACTGTTATCTGAAAGCCGTTTGAGAAAAATATCTGGCAAACTAAGCCAGATCACGCATTGGGAACAATACCTCGAGAACAATAAGACCACTGGCGGCTCGTGGGCCGACGCCATTCGTCGGGATAAAGCCGCGGCAGCGCTGCCGGCTGCATTTCTCACCGAGTCCAAGGAGGTGCGCGCGGAGGTGCTCTATCGCGTTACTTATCGCGGGTATTTGGAGCGCGAGCGGCGGCAGATCGAAAAACTGAAGGACGTAGAAAAAATCAAAATCCCCTCCTCGCTCGACTACCTGGCGATCCCGGGCCTGCGCCGCGAAAGCGCCCTGAAACTCAACCAACTTCGTCCGGAAAATCTTGGCCAAGCCGGCCGCATCAGCGGCGTGAATCCGGCCGACATCAGCATCCTGATGGTGCTGATCGCGGCCGGCCGGCGCGAAAAAAAGCCCTGA
- a CDS encoding response regulator transcription factor, translated as MEKKKILVVDDEPDVTDLVAYHLKAKGFHVEAINDATASISKARNYQPDLLILDIMMPHLSGIQICRILRTDNKLAKVPIIFLTAKAEPHDRIEGLESGADDYMGKPFSPKELVLRVESILRRLAAPKEAVSAKLHVGDILLESDTHRVTVRGALLELTATEFKLLRLMMERQGRVQTREHLLLNVWNYSTEIETRTVDTHVRRLREKLGPEAGWIETIRGVGYRIADKKLPA; from the coding sequence ATGGAGAAGAAAAAGATACTGGTCGTCGACGACGAGCCCGATGTCACGGATTTGGTCGCCTACCACCTCAAGGCGAAGGGGTTTCACGTGGAAGCCATCAACGACGCCACGGCGAGCATCTCCAAGGCCCGCAACTACCAGCCCGATCTGCTCATATTAGACATAATGATGCCACACCTGAGTGGCATCCAGATCTGCCGGATCCTGCGCACCGACAACAAACTCGCGAAGGTCCCGATCATTTTCCTCACGGCCAAGGCCGAGCCGCATGACCGCATCGAGGGGCTCGAGTCCGGAGCCGACGACTACATGGGAAAGCCCTTCAGCCCGAAGGAACTCGTCCTGCGCGTGGAATCCATCCTGCGCCGCCTGGCCGCGCCCAAGGAAGCCGTCTCAGCCAAGCTGCATGTGGGCGACATTCTCCTCGAGAGCGACACCCATCGCGTGACCGTCCGGGGCGCCCTGCTCGAGCTCACGGCCACCGAGTTCAAGCTGCTCCGCCTGATGATGGAGCGCCAGGGCCGCGTGCAGACCCGCGAGCACCTGCTGCTCAACGTCTGGAATTATTCGACCGAGATCGAGACCCGCACGGTGGACACGCACGTCCGCCGCCTGCGCGAAAAACTCGGCCCGGAGGCGGGATGGATTGAAACCATCCGCGGGGTGGGGTATCGGATTGCCGACAAAAAACTGCCTGCATGA
- a CDS encoding ATP-binding protein codes for MTVLLSALLTAALLGLLWVLRRQNRALQHLREAVRRGQPLLREESSDGGLPAWPALTETVNQLITDNSALRQQRTDQLAQLEATLGNLREAVLIVDESNYIHLANRALREIFPGTRDLVNLRLELIVRSGPFLDYVRATRAGKELPREEFEIIDGSNLHWIEASGAPIPSPDGKSQWALFVIHDLTSQRKLERVRRDFVANASHELRTPLSIIKGYIETLVDGHETMALEDRAKFLKTIQRHSDRLKSIIDDLLVLSRLESATPGLKFAPLTLAPFFHGLAEEYRRRPAGADHDIVVNVPAEMGPVEADSDKLTQVFGNLLENALKYTPKGSRVEIGAQATMEDEIECYVRDNGTGIPAEDLPHIFERFFRVEKGRSRETGGTGLGLSIVKHIVQLHGGRVWAENRESGGLAILVRLPRVQKA; via the coding sequence ATGACCGTCCTGCTTTCCGCCCTCCTCACCGCCGCCCTGCTGGGATTGCTGTGGGTGCTGCGGAGGCAGAACCGGGCGCTGCAGCACCTGCGCGAGGCCGTGCGCCGCGGCCAGCCGCTGTTGCGCGAGGAATCCTCCGACGGCGGCCTGCCGGCCTGGCCCGCGCTGACCGAAACGGTCAACCAGCTCATCACCGACAACTCCGCCCTCCGCCAGCAGCGCACCGACCAGCTGGCCCAGCTGGAAGCCACCCTCGGCAACCTGCGCGAGGCGGTCCTGATCGTGGACGAGTCCAATTACATCCACCTGGCCAACCGCGCGCTGCGAGAGATTTTTCCCGGCACCCGCGACCTGGTGAACCTGCGGCTCGAACTGATCGTGCGCAGCGGGCCGTTCCTCGACTACGTGCGCGCCACCCGCGCGGGCAAGGAACTGCCCCGCGAGGAATTCGAGATCATCGATGGCTCGAACCTGCACTGGATCGAGGCCTCCGGTGCGCCCATCCCGTCCCCCGACGGCAAATCGCAGTGGGCGCTGTTCGTGATCCATGACCTCACCAGCCAGCGCAAGCTCGAGCGCGTCCGACGCGATTTCGTCGCCAACGCCTCGCACGAGCTGCGCACGCCGCTGAGCATCATCAAGGGTTACATCGAGACGCTCGTCGATGGCCACGAGACCATGGCGCTGGAGGACCGGGCGAAGTTTTTGAAAACCATCCAGCGCCACAGCGACCGTCTGAAGTCGATCATCGACGATCTGCTGGTCCTCTCCCGCCTGGAATCGGCGACCCCGGGGTTGAAGTTCGCCCCCCTGACCCTCGCGCCCTTCTTCCACGGCCTCGCCGAGGAGTATCGCCGGCGGCCGGCCGGCGCCGACCACGACATCGTGGTCAACGTGCCCGCGGAAATGGGGCCGGTGGAAGCCGACAGCGACAAGCTCACGCAGGTCTTCGGCAATCTCCTCGAGAACGCGCTCAAATACACCCCGAAGGGCTCACGGGTGGAAATCGGCGCGCAAGCCACGATGGAGGACGAGATCGAGTGCTATGTCCGCGACAACGGCACCGGCATCCCCGCCGAGGACCTCCCGCACATCTTCGAGCGCTTTTTCCGCGTGGAGAAGGGCCGCTCGCGCGAGACCGGCGGCACCGGCCTCGGCCTCAGCATCGTGAAGCACATCGTGCAGCTGCACGGCGGCCGGGTCTGGGCGGAAAACCGCGAGAGCGGTGGACTGGCCATCCTCGTCCGGCTGCCCCGGGTGCAGAAGGCCTGA
- a CDS encoding SAM-dependent methyltransferase, whose protein sequence is MTYKPEFLARITERRAALRAELAALLPARPALTWEIGSGHGHFLVQYAAAFPEKFCVGVDIIRDRLNRSGKKRDRAKLANCHFVQAEAREFFDALPSGATLQEIWVLFPDPWPKKRHHKNRILQADFFEALANRAGEGTRLYFRTDHTEYFRAVATLLPALKTWRLDPAAPWPLEQETVFQARAPAYQSLVAVRTSHPATPTETAAPRPPPPVGPR, encoded by the coding sequence TTGACCTACAAGCCCGAGTTTCTCGCCCGCATCACCGAACGCCGGGCCGCGTTGCGCGCGGAGCTCGCGGCGCTGCTACCGGCGCGCCCGGCGCTCACCTGGGAGATCGGCTCCGGCCACGGGCATTTCCTCGTGCAGTATGCGGCGGCGTTCCCCGAAAAATTCTGCGTGGGCGTGGACATCATCCGCGACCGGCTGAACCGCAGCGGCAAGAAGCGCGACCGGGCGAAACTGGCCAACTGCCATTTCGTGCAGGCCGAGGCCCGGGAGTTCTTCGACGCCCTGCCGTCCGGCGCGACCCTGCAGGAGATCTGGGTGCTCTTTCCCGACCCGTGGCCCAAGAAGCGCCACCACAAGAACCGGATCCTGCAAGCCGACTTCTTCGAGGCTCTGGCCAACCGGGCGGGGGAGGGCACGCGGCTCTATTTCCGCACCGACCACACCGAGTATTTCCGCGCGGTCGCGACGCTGCTGCCGGCGCTGAAAACCTGGCGACTCGATCCGGCCGCGCCGTGGCCGCTGGAGCAGGAAACCGTCTTTCAGGCCCGGGCTCCCGCCTACCAGTCGCTGGTGGCGGTCAGGACATCACATCCAGCCACACCAACAGAAACAGCTGCCCCAAGGCCGCCACCCCCAGTAGGCCCCAGGTAA
- a CDS encoding F0F1 ATP synthase subunit A → MHTVKKLLGLAAALSFATVSFAAEEGEGVAPAAAKLVDFGNGWAITNSMATGWVTSAVFIALILLAIRQPKILPGKAQSVFESLLEALRDLFEPIIGKKAFPAAFPLLVTLFIFILIHNWMGLLPGVGTLGWGHDVDGQFHLTSPWIRPFNSDFNGTIALALVSFGAYLVIIFKYAGPKLILWDLFGNKADKKETPAWLYPFLSLVFLIVGFIEVFSIMIRPFTLSVRLFGNVFGGENLLHGTGFIFVFYFMELLVGLIQAVVFTLLSSVYIGLICNHGDDHDHDHAEGHAAESHH, encoded by the coding sequence ATGCACACTGTTAAGAAACTCCTTGGTCTGGCTGCCGCTCTGAGCTTTGCGACGGTTTCGTTCGCCGCGGAAGAAGGCGAGGGAGTCGCCCCGGCCGCCGCCAAACTGGTTGATTTCGGCAACGGCTGGGCGATCACGAACAGCATGGCCACCGGTTGGGTCACCTCGGCGGTGTTTATTGCCCTCATCCTGCTCGCGATCCGTCAGCCCAAGATTCTTCCCGGCAAGGCCCAGTCGGTTTTCGAATCTCTGCTCGAGGCCCTGCGCGACCTTTTCGAGCCGATCATCGGCAAAAAGGCGTTCCCGGCCGCGTTTCCGCTGCTCGTCACTCTTTTCATCTTCATTCTGATCCATAACTGGATGGGCCTGCTGCCGGGCGTCGGCACCCTCGGTTGGGGCCACGACGTCGACGGGCAGTTCCACCTGACCAGCCCTTGGATCCGTCCGTTCAACTCGGACTTCAACGGCACCATCGCCCTCGCCCTGGTTTCCTTCGGCGCCTACCTCGTCATCATCTTCAAATACGCCGGCCCAAAGCTCATCCTGTGGGACCTCTTTGGCAACAAGGCCGACAAGAAGGAAACCCCCGCCTGGCTCTATCCCTTTCTGTCGCTCGTCTTCCTAATCGTCGGCTTCATCGAGGTGTTCTCGATCATGATCCGGCCGTTCACCCTGTCGGTGCGCCTGTTCGGCAATGTGTTCGGCGGCGAAAACCTCCTCCACGGCACGGGCTTCATCTTCGTGTTCTACTTCATGGAGCTGCTCGTCGGCCTCATCCAGGCCGTCGTCTTCACCCTGCTTTCCTCCGTTTACATCGGCCTTATCTGCAACCACGGCGACGATCATGACCACGATCACGCCGAAGGGCATGCCGCCGAATCCCACCACTGA
- a CDS encoding ATP synthase F0 subunit C: MYPILAELTGNVASAFGLLGGAIGVGLIGQKAAEAVGRNPGASGKILVQAIIGMALAEGLGILALFLAK; the protein is encoded by the coding sequence ATGTATCCCATCCTCGCTGAACTCACTGGCAACGTCGCCAGCGCCTTCGGTCTTCTCGGCGGCGCCATCGGCGTCGGTCTCATCGGCCAGAAGGCCGCCGAAGCCGTCGGCCGCAATCCCGGCGCGTCCGGCAAGATCCTCGTCCAGGCCATCATCGGTATGGCGCTCGCCGAAGGTCTCGGCATCCTCGCGCTGTTCCTCGCGAAGTAA
- the atpF gene encoding F0F1 ATP synthase subunit B gives MLTLLLAVTEPAAHGAAPGPIEGLKETFMHFGVEPKLLAMQIVSFLILFGILYWFGIKPTIATMEERNRKIADGLKHAEETQARLAAAATESAALIKAAQLDASKLVDEARKSAKEFADRQNAEATTRAADTLAKAQQAIELEHKKMLNEARGEIARLVVKTTEQVLAKKLSDADRAAYNDAASKELSVS, from the coding sequence ATGCTGACCCTCCTGCTTGCCGTCACCGAACCCGCCGCCCACGGCGCCGCTCCCGGTCCCATCGAAGGCCTGAAAGAGACCTTCATGCACTTCGGCGTCGAACCGAAGCTGCTCGCGATGCAGATTGTCAGCTTCCTGATCCTCTTCGGCATCCTCTACTGGTTCGGCATCAAGCCCACCATCGCCACGATGGAGGAGCGCAACAGGAAGATCGCCGACGGCCTGAAGCACGCCGAGGAGACGCAGGCCCGTCTCGCGGCCGCCGCCACGGAGAGCGCCGCCCTCATCAAGGCCGCCCAGCTCGACGCTTCGAAGCTCGTCGACGAGGCCCGCAAGTCCGCGAAGGAGTTCGCCGACCGGCAGAACGCCGAGGCCACCACCCGCGCCGCCGACACCCTCGCCAAGGCCCAGCAGGCCATCGAGCTCGAGCACAAGAAAATGCTCAACGAGGCCCGCGGCGAGATCGCCCGCCTCGTCGTCAAGACCACCGAGCAGGTCCTCGCCAAGAAGCTCTCCGACGCCGATCGCGCCGCCTACAACGACGCCGCGAGCAAGGAACTGTCCGTCAGCTGA
- a CDS encoding F0F1 ATP synthase subunit delta, translated as MRADKKTKALAKQLFKLSVVNGTVSPEQVTGVLGYIEKNVPRHGLAVLKLYHRAITTELAKSNAVVEHAGPIGDSTLQSIEAAMTRNYSRPVTATAKPNPKLLAGLRVRIGSDVYESTIAGQLAALSSAV; from the coding sequence ATGCGCGCCGACAAAAAGACCAAGGCCCTCGCGAAGCAGCTCTTCAAGCTGAGTGTCGTCAACGGCACCGTTTCGCCCGAGCAGGTCACCGGCGTCCTCGGCTACATTGAGAAGAACGTCCCGCGTCACGGTCTCGCCGTCCTCAAGCTCTACCACCGCGCCATCACGACCGAGCTCGCCAAGTCCAACGCCGTCGTCGAGCATGCCGGCCCGATCGGTGACAGCACGCTGCAATCGATCGAGGCGGCCATGACCCGGAACTATTCCCGCCCGGTCACCGCCACCGCGAAGCCCAACCCGAAGCTGCTCGCCGGCCTCCGCGTCCGCATCGGCTCCGATGTCTACGAGTCCACCATCGCCGGCCAGCTGGCCGCCCTTTCGTCCGCCGTCTAA